Proteins from a genomic interval of Chroococcidiopsis thermalis PCC 7203:
- a CDS encoding alpha/beta hydrolase — protein sequence MRLFSLLLRYGFASWVSAAIVFSSTSVFAAERVVLKYRAFRESIAIEDLTKFARTGEMSPDLRVNLALARQDPQTIRQSLTNTVTVDPILLDRFLNNALGELLLDEIGKTIHPPSRQANRQALRAAITLSARDRQLSLLEILQNYPTTDVEVEGDRLEAVYSQLRRLEGTLKNFLK from the coding sequence ATGCGCTTATTTTCGTTGTTGCTGCGTTATGGTTTCGCCTCCTGGGTAAGTGCAGCAATTGTATTTTCTAGCACCTCCGTTTTTGCAGCCGAACGAGTCGTACTGAAGTACCGAGCTTTTCGCGAATCAATCGCGATTGAGGATTTGACAAAGTTTGCGCGCACTGGAGAAATGTCACCCGATCTACGGGTAAACTTGGCATTAGCCCGACAAGATCCCCAGACGATTCGCCAGTCCCTTACAAATACAGTAACGGTCGATCCAATCTTGTTAGATCGATTTCTCAACAATGCTTTAGGAGAATTATTGTTAGATGAAATAGGTAAAACCATTCATCCACCTTCGCGCCAAGCAAATCGACAAGCTCTACGCGCTGCCATTACCTTATCTGCTCGCGATCGCCAGCTCTCGCTACTGGAAATTCTCCAAAACTACCCGACAACAGATGTGGAAGTGGAAGGCGATCGCCTGGAAGCCGTTTACAGCCAACTGCGTCGCCTAGAAGGGACTCTGAAAAATTTTTTGAAATAG
- a CDS encoding low-complexity tail membrane protein, translating into MQSFRSEPFLWIHLAGLATLPILLQLCWLGLAVGDPILPVWLEFSIVAAIGVLPVLWMQLSRPFLIFAVLGVAQKPTQLDEQQRKVLRLIRTTANRLLAMVAAVLLVGLLWLLYRTAPIAANVIPLPPQWRGLGLLVASVAFLASNLFLQIPVSVARVFVTSETEFSKAKPYPVERIARDFTIVGWQVNRILPQLTNSQTDTAQVTAQVKE; encoded by the coding sequence ATGCAATCATTTCGCTCCGAACCATTTTTGTGGATTCACCTAGCTGGGTTAGCAACGCTGCCGATTCTGTTGCAGTTGTGCTGGCTCGGCTTGGCTGTGGGCGATCCCATCTTGCCCGTGTGGTTAGAATTCTCAATTGTGGCGGCGATCGGAGTCTTACCCGTTCTGTGGATGCAGCTATCCCGTCCTTTTTTGATCTTTGCCGTGCTGGGAGTCGCACAAAAACCAACTCAGCTCGACGAGCAGCAAAGAAAAGTTCTCAGGTTAATTCGTACGACTGCCAATCGCCTGCTGGCTATGGTAGCAGCAGTATTGCTAGTAGGGCTATTATGGTTGTTGTATCGTACCGCGCCGATCGCGGCAAATGTCATACCCTTACCACCCCAATGGCGAGGCTTAGGATTGTTGGTAGCTAGTGTTGCCTTTTTAGCAAGCAATCTATTTCTGCAAATCCCTGTCAGCGTGGCACGGGTTTTCGTTACTAGCGAAACAGAATTTTCTAAGGCAAAACCTTATCCTGTAGAAAGAATAGCGCGAGACTTTACGATTGTTGGCTGGCAAGTTAACCGCATCTTGCCCCAACTCACCAACTCTCAAACAGACACAGCTCAAGTAACAGCTCAAGTAAAGGAATGA
- a CDS encoding DUF3493 domain-containing protein produces the protein MIEQNPKNRGDKRLTSEQYARLRAEAAAPYRGLRKFIYFSFGASGLIGAVIFLAQLAAGQNVSNALPNFALQVGIVALMIFLFRLERGRAKS, from the coding sequence ATGATAGAGCAAAATCCTAAAAATCGCGGCGACAAACGGTTGACATCAGAACAATACGCTCGGTTGAGAGCAGAAGCAGCCGCTCCTTATCGAGGATTGAGAAAATTTATCTACTTTTCTTTCGGAGCATCGGGTTTAATTGGTGCTGTCATCTTTTTAGCTCAACTAGCAGCGGGACAAAACGTCAGTAATGCTTTACCCAATTTTGCTCTCCAAGTAGGAATCGTTGCCTTGATGATTTTCCTGTTTCGTCTGGAACGGGGGCGAGCAAAGTCGTAG
- the infB gene encoding translation initiation factor IF-2, which produces MNNGKVRIYDLSKELNLDNKEILAICDRLNIAVKSHSSTISEEEAERIRQAAEKQAANPVTAGREGHANSYKAHPQPATNKVKPKPVVPHKQQILEIRKPKHNPDRPNPPEPSVAVAPQPPARPTASNSPVRPTTAPTRPEAQKPVQAVETQPTTQSEQGDNSIPTNKSRPPESPKLSTPPPRPSGARDGVDETAGLPPSPPQRAERLERSERPERPILKREQDDRAANRPVAKADRVEKPMRRSQEAAASSESTPARPKPVLELQRPKPVRAGEAVAPERSKPDGAEALPGTEEIAEIGVDDKPILKRPMPRPVGKGGKKWQEEEIDEGQDAKATKAGVKTKRLKPIVDLDDEEDFDDEEDGDSDTPIQVSLSIARPPKQKTAARPGQPQPAAISVVRSKKFSQARENNRRREPEQKRERPEKVVVMGNLTVQELAESLATPDTEIVKILFMKGIAVSITQSLDLATIKMVAEELGVEVETAEPEAEARKVTEMLDAADLENLQRRPPVVTIMGHVDHGKTTLLDAIRKTKVAQGEAGGITQHIGAYHVDVEQNGQMQQVVFLDTPGHEAFTAMRARGARVTDIAILVVAADDGVQPQTVEAISHAQAAEVPIVVAINKIDKEGAQPDRVKQELTQYSLTPEEWGGDTIMVPVSAIKGENLDGLLEMILLVAEVEDLYANPDRTAKGTVIEAHLDKAKGPVATLLVQNGTLHVGDILVAGSAFGKVRAMVDDRGRRVDIASPSFAVEVLGLSDVPAAGDDFEVYLVEKEARAIASERAEKQRQFRLLQGRATLTSISAQAQEGELKELNLILKADVQGSVEAIVGALKQLPQNEVQIRMLLSAPGEVTETDIDLAAASNAVIIGFNTTLASGARQAADEAGVDVREYDIIYKLLEDIQAALEGMLEPELVEEPLGQAEVRQVFPVGRGKVAGSYVQSGKLVRNCKLRVRRGGKVIYEGALDSLKRMREDAREVNSGYECGIGVDKFNDWVEGDIVEAYHMVTKRRTLTR; this is translated from the coding sequence ATGAACAACGGCAAAGTCAGAATTTACGATCTATCAAAGGAATTGAATTTGGATAACAAGGAAATATTAGCCATTTGCGATCGGCTTAATATTGCAGTGAAAAGTCATAGCAGCACTATTAGCGAAGAAGAAGCAGAGCGAATCAGACAAGCAGCAGAAAAACAAGCTGCAAACCCCGTCACTGCTGGTAGAGAAGGTCATGCCAACAGCTACAAGGCACATCCTCAACCAGCCACTAACAAAGTTAAACCAAAACCTGTCGTGCCTCACAAACAGCAAATCTTGGAAATTCGCAAACCAAAGCACAACCCCGATCGTCCTAACCCCCCAGAACCTTCTGTTGCCGTAGCACCTCAACCTCCAGCTCGTCCGACCGCTTCTAATTCACCCGTGCGACCGACAACAGCGCCAACCCGTCCCGAAGCACAAAAGCCAGTGCAAGCAGTAGAAACTCAGCCTACAACCCAAAGCGAGCAGGGCGATAATTCAATACCCACAAACAAATCCAGACCACCAGAATCACCCAAGCTGTCAACACCACCCCCTAGACCGTCCGGGGCAAGAGACGGTGTAGATGAAACTGCCGGACTACCACCGTCGCCACCACAGCGAGCGGAGCGCCTGGAACGATCGGAACGACCGGAGCGACCAATTCTCAAGCGGGAGCAAGACGATCGCGCAGCCAATCGTCCAGTGGCGAAGGCAGATAGAGTCGAAAAACCAATGCGTCGTTCGCAGGAGGCAGCTGCTAGCTCGGAAAGCACGCCAGCTAGACCTAAACCCGTGCTGGAACTGCAAAGACCTAAGCCAGTGAGGGCAGGCGAAGCAGTAGCACCAGAACGCTCTAAACCAGATGGGGCAGAAGCTTTACCGGGAACGGAAGAAATCGCCGAGATCGGTGTGGATGACAAGCCAATCCTCAAACGCCCCATGCCGCGTCCAGTGGGTAAAGGTGGCAAGAAATGGCAAGAAGAGGAGATAGACGAAGGACAAGACGCAAAGGCAACGAAGGCAGGTGTAAAAACCAAACGTCTCAAGCCTATAGTCGATTTGGATGACGAAGAAGACTTTGACGATGAGGAGGACGGAGATAGCGATACTCCAATTCAAGTTAGCCTGTCCATAGCTCGTCCGCCAAAACAGAAAACAGCAGCTCGTCCAGGACAGCCGCAGCCTGCTGCTATTAGTGTAGTTAGAAGCAAAAAGTTTAGCCAAGCACGAGAAAACAACCGTCGCCGCGAACCAGAACAGAAACGCGAACGCCCAGAAAAAGTCGTAGTCATGGGCAATCTCACCGTGCAAGAACTAGCTGAGAGTTTAGCAACTCCAGATACAGAAATTGTCAAGATTCTGTTCATGAAAGGGATAGCAGTTAGTATTACCCAAAGTTTAGATCTTGCCACGATTAAAATGGTGGCGGAAGAACTGGGCGTAGAGGTAGAAACTGCCGAGCCAGAAGCAGAAGCCCGTAAAGTTACAGAAATGCTCGATGCGGCAGACTTGGAAAATCTCCAGCGCCGTCCGCCAGTCGTAACAATTATGGGTCACGTAGACCACGGAAAAACGACTTTGCTCGATGCCATCCGCAAAACAAAAGTGGCGCAGGGCGAAGCTGGAGGCATTACCCAGCACATCGGTGCTTACCACGTCGATGTCGAACAAAACGGGCAAATGCAGCAAGTCGTATTTCTAGATACCCCAGGTCACGAAGCCTTCACGGCGATGCGGGCGCGAGGAGCGCGAGTGACGGACATTGCCATCTTAGTGGTTGCTGCCGATGACGGCGTTCAACCCCAGACGGTTGAGGCGATCAGTCATGCCCAAGCAGCAGAAGTACCAATTGTCGTCGCAATCAATAAGATTGATAAAGAAGGCGCTCAACCCGATCGCGTCAAGCAAGAGTTAACTCAATACAGTCTAACTCCTGAAGAATGGGGCGGAGACACGATTATGGTTCCCGTCAGCGCCATTAAAGGTGAAAACCTTGACGGCTTGCTAGAAATGATTCTGTTGGTTGCAGAGGTAGAAGACCTGTACGCTAACCCAGATCGGACGGCGAAAGGAACGGTAATTGAAGCCCATCTTGACAAAGCCAAAGGTCCGGTCGCAACCTTGCTGGTACAAAACGGAACGCTGCACGTGGGCGATATCCTTGTGGCTGGGTCGGCATTTGGCAAAGTCCGCGCTATGGTGGACGATCGCGGTCGGCGGGTAGATATCGCTAGTCCCTCCTTCGCCGTAGAGGTCTTGGGCTTGAGCGACGTGCCAGCAGCTGGAGACGATTTCGAGGTGTATCTCGTCGAGAAGGAAGCACGGGCGATCGCCAGCGAACGGGCAGAGAAACAACGTCAGTTCCGCTTGCTGCAAGGACGCGCGACCCTAACTTCCATATCCGCACAGGCTCAGGAAGGCGAGTTGAAGGAACTCAACTTGATCCTCAAGGCAGATGTCCAAGGTTCCGTCGAAGCAATCGTCGGGGCGCTCAAACAACTGCCACAAAACGAAGTCCAAATCAGAATGTTGTTGTCTGCACCTGGAGAAGTCACTGAAACTGACATCGACTTGGCAGCAGCTAGTAACGCCGTGATTATCGGCTTCAACACCACGCTTGCTAGCGGTGCTAGACAAGCAGCCGACGAAGCAGGGGTAGATGTTCGAGAATACGACATTATCTACAAACTGCTGGAAGACATTCAAGCTGCCCTAGAAGGTATGCTAGAGCCAGAATTGGTAGAAGAACCTCTCGGTCAGGCAGAAGTCCGCCAGGTCTTCCCAGTCGGTCGCGGTAAGGTGGCTGGTAGCTACGTGCAGTCGGGCAAGCTCGTGCGTAACTGCAAGCTGCGGGTGCGTCGTGGTGGTAAGGTGATCTACGAAGGTGCTTTAGATTCTCTCAAGCGGATGCGAGAGGATGCCCGCGAAGTCAATTCCGGCTACGAATGCGGTATTGGCGTTGATAAATTCAATGATTGGGTTGAAGGCGATATCGTCGAAGCCTATCACATGGTGACAAAACGCCGCACGCTTACGAGGTAG
- a CDS encoding ABC transporter permease, whose product MQKIFQQILAVFPSLLPPVVAIASALLVGAGLMLVAGANPIAAYTALFQESLSTYFGFGNTLTKMAPLLLTSLGVLVALRAGQFNIGGEGQIYMGALGSAIAGLSIKGIPALIHVPLALLAGFLFGGIWGLIPGYLKAVRGVNEVITTLLLNYIAFNLVSYLVQGPLMAPNAPSPYSPIIARSAQLPIILPGSLAHAGILVGLVAAGVLWVLLQRSPFGYRTAAVGMNPIAARYGGISVQRTIVLVMALAGGLAGLAGASEVMGLKFRLFEQVSPGYGFDAIAIAFLSRGSVLGVVLTSLFFSALRSGANVMQRSAGVPVTIVFAIQGLTVLFVAISQRWLVKPPQRESIVQTVSPANES is encoded by the coding sequence TTGCAGAAGATTTTTCAGCAAATATTGGCAGTTTTCCCATCTTTGCTACCTCCAGTAGTCGCGATCGCTTCAGCGTTACTTGTAGGTGCGGGATTGATGTTAGTTGCAGGGGCAAATCCGATCGCGGCTTATACAGCCCTATTTCAAGAATCCCTCTCTACTTATTTCGGTTTTGGTAATACGCTCACAAAAATGGCTCCCCTACTACTAACCAGTCTAGGGGTTCTAGTAGCTTTACGAGCTGGACAATTTAATATTGGCGGCGAAGGACAGATTTATATGGGTGCGCTAGGAAGTGCGATCGCAGGATTATCTATCAAAGGTATACCTGCATTAATTCATGTCCCTTTAGCACTACTAGCGGGTTTTCTGTTTGGGGGAATTTGGGGTTTAATTCCTGGTTATCTGAAAGCAGTGCGGGGAGTCAATGAAGTCATTACTACGCTGTTGCTCAATTATATTGCTTTCAACTTAGTCAGTTACCTCGTTCAGGGACCGTTAATGGCTCCCAATGCACCTAGCCCTTATTCTCCCATCATTGCTCGTTCTGCCCAATTGCCGATTATTCTACCAGGCAGTTTAGCCCATGCAGGAATTTTAGTCGGACTCGTAGCGGCTGGGGTGTTATGGGTACTGTTGCAGCGATCGCCTTTTGGTTATCGTACCGCCGCCGTGGGAATGAACCCAATTGCAGCCCGTTATGGTGGTATATCGGTACAACGTACGATCGTGCTTGTCATGGCGCTGGCGGGTGGTTTGGCGGGGTTGGCTGGTGCATCGGAGGTGATGGGGTTGAAATTTCGTTTGTTCGAGCAAGTTTCGCCCGGTTACGGCTTTGATGCGATCGCGATCGCTTTTTTGAGTCGCGGTAGCGTTCTCGGAGTTGTTCTCACTTCTCTATTTTTTAGCGCCCTCCGTAGCGGTGCAAATGTCATGCAACGCAGCGCAGGTGTTCCCGTAACGATTGTTTTTGCGATTCAGGGGTTAACCGTGTTGTTCGTGGCTATTAGCCAGCGTTGGTTAGTTAAACCACCGCAGAGAGAAAGCATTGTTCAAACAGTCTCTCCTGCTAACGAATCGTAA
- a CDS encoding DUF1565 domain-containing protein has protein sequence MCHQLKSQDKRIRSKNVNKSKIFVQFLRSLVLLDADRQHMTHPTSMTRQDSPIFSSANRASSVKPLVCSLFPWRTGLTALLLVASGTIPIATLADTSIVHAQAPTTPPIAAPTTAKVIYVNPEVGTDTPGAGTSEASAYKTITFALTQAEPGTVVQLAAGNYTSETGEAFPLTLKSGVTLRGDEATKGENIIISGGGEYISPTFARQNVTIRAEKETTISGVTVTNTNTRGTGLWIESANPTVTNSTFANSNRDGIFVTGTASPKIEANRFIKNGGNGISVARAAQGEIRNNVFQATGFGLAIGGTSSPLVSDNQIQQNKDGIYVSEAAQPILRNNVIQNNDRDGVVATVNAQPDIGSADNAGQNLIRGNKRYDLYNATRSNALVAIGNDIDPKRISGKVTFTPAQFALRDIKGLWAQPYIEALAAKNIIAGFPDGTFKPDEPVTRAQFAAIVSKAFTPKGQRPAVNFQDVQRKYWGYQAIQTAYQGGFVAGYPGNLFEPEQKIPRVQALVSLANGLKLSADNSSAIAVYTDAAQIPNYAAQPVAAATQKQLVINYPTPTQLNPNREATRAEVAAFVYQALVNAGRAKAIPSPYLVSLP, from the coding sequence ATGTGTCATCAGCTCAAATCTCAGGACAAGCGAATTCGTTCCAAGAATGTTAATAAAAGTAAAATTTTTGTGCAATTTTTGCGATCGCTTGTCTTACTAGATGCAGATCGTCAGCACATGACACATCCTACAAGTATGACACGCCAAGATTCTCCAATTTTCTCGTCTGCCAATCGCGCTTCGTCCGTCAAACCGCTTGTTTGCTCGTTATTTCCTTGGCGAACTGGACTAACCGCCTTACTGTTAGTTGCCAGTGGCACGATCCCCATCGCTACACTAGCAGATACTTCTATCGTACACGCTCAAGCGCCAACTACACCTCCAATTGCCGCTCCCACCACTGCCAAAGTTATTTACGTCAATCCCGAAGTCGGTACGGATACTCCTGGTGCTGGTACGAGCGAAGCATCTGCTTACAAAACTATTACTTTTGCTTTGACTCAAGCCGAACCTGGCACGGTCGTTCAACTTGCTGCTGGTAACTATACTAGCGAAACTGGAGAAGCCTTTCCCCTCACTCTCAAATCCGGCGTGACGCTACGCGGTGATGAAGCAACTAAAGGTGAGAATATTATCATCAGTGGTGGTGGAGAGTATATCAGTCCTACCTTTGCCCGACAGAACGTCACGATTCGTGCCGAGAAAGAGACAACAATTAGTGGTGTCACCGTGACTAACACTAATACACGCGGCACGGGCTTGTGGATTGAATCAGCTAATCCTACGGTAACGAACAGTACTTTTGCCAACAGCAATCGAGACGGGATTTTTGTAACTGGAACGGCTAGCCCCAAAATAGAAGCAAACCGATTCATTAAAAATGGTGGGAACGGAATCTCTGTAGCACGGGCAGCACAGGGAGAAATTCGCAACAACGTCTTTCAAGCTACGGGTTTTGGACTCGCAATTGGTGGTACCTCATCACCCTTAGTCAGCGATAACCAAATTCAACAAAATAAAGACGGGATCTATGTTTCCGAGGCGGCTCAACCGATTTTACGCAATAACGTGATTCAAAATAACGATCGCGATGGAGTTGTCGCCACTGTCAACGCTCAACCCGATATTGGTTCCGCTGATAACGCCGGACAAAATCTGATTCGCGGTAATAAGCGCTATGACCTATACAATGCCACGCGGAGCAACGCTCTGGTTGCAATTGGTAACGATATCGATCCCAAGCGCATTTCTGGCAAAGTCACATTTACCCCTGCTCAATTTGCTCTGCGCGATATCAAAGGTTTATGGGCGCAGCCTTATATTGAAGCCTTAGCTGCTAAAAATATTATTGCTGGTTTCCCTGATGGTACTTTTAAGCCAGACGAACCTGTCACCCGCGCCCAATTTGCCGCAATTGTCAGTAAAGCCTTTACACCAAAAGGACAACGCCCAGCCGTTAATTTTCAGGACGTTCAGCGTAAATATTGGGGCTACCAAGCGATCCAAACGGCATATCAAGGTGGTTTTGTGGCTGGATATCCTGGCAATTTATTTGAACCCGAGCAGAAAATTCCCAGAGTCCAAGCGCTGGTTTCCTTGGCAAACGGTCTAAAATTGAGTGCGGATAATTCTAGCGCGATCGCAGTTTATACTGACGCAGCTCAAATTCCCAACTACGCCGCTCAACCCGTAGCCGCCGCTACTCAGAAACAATTGGTGATTAACTATCCTACACCCACTCAATTAAACCCAAATCGCGAGGCTACCCGTGCTGAGGTTGCTGCTTTTGTCTATCAAGCACTCGTGAACGCCGGACGAGCTAAAGCGATTCCCTCACCTTACCTCGTTAGCCTACCCTAG
- a CDS encoding DUF2358 domain-containing protein, with translation MEYQLQVKHNINTLKHDLPTLFERDISYDIYTQNIYFQDPVNKFKYKFNYRIIFWTLRFHAKLFFTEIYFDVHDVHQKDEQTILATWTVRGVLRVPWKAKVFFNGYSNYKLNDNGLIYEHIDTWDRSPKEILQQFFRKR, from the coding sequence ATGGAATATCAATTACAGGTAAAACATAACATTAATACGCTCAAACACGATTTACCAACTCTGTTTGAACGGGATATTTCCTACGATATCTATACACAAAATATTTACTTTCAAGACCCAGTTAATAAATTTAAATATAAATTCAATTATCGAATCATCTTTTGGACGTTACGATTTCACGCCAAATTATTTTTCACAGAAATCTACTTCGACGTACACGACGTACATCAGAAAGACGAACAGACGATTCTAGCAACTTGGACTGTTCGAGGAGTCTTGCGCGTACCTTGGAAAGCTAAAGTATTTTTTAACGGCTATTCCAACTACAAATTAAATGACAATGGTTTAATTTACGAACATATCGACACCTGGGATCGATCGCCAAAAGAAATATTACAGCAATTCTTTCGCAAAAGGTAG
- a CDS encoding DUF1206 domain-containing protein translates to MTQQLTRQDPSTWVERLARFGYAAKGVVYGIVGLLAAQAAFGAGGKTTDTEGALQTVLTQPFGKFLLAAIALGLLGYALWRFVQAIKDPEHKGTNAKGIFQRLGYAINGFIYAGLAFTAIQLVAGTGGGSGGNATQDWTARLLSQPFGQWLVGTVGAFIIGMGFYQFYRAFKAKFRQEMDLHQLSETEKKWVLGISGFGTAARGVVFCAIGFFLIQAARNNNPNEARGLGEALQVLSQQPFGKWILGIVALGLIAYSIYMVLQARYRRLKVD, encoded by the coding sequence ATGACACAACAGCTGACAAGGCAAGACCCTTCAACTTGGGTGGAGCGACTGGCGAGATTTGGTTATGCAGCTAAGGGAGTGGTTTACGGTATTGTTGGATTGTTGGCAGCACAAGCGGCTTTTGGCGCAGGTGGAAAAACAACAGATACCGAAGGTGCATTACAAACGGTATTAACTCAGCCATTCGGAAAATTTTTACTAGCCGCGATCGCTCTTGGTTTACTTGGTTATGCACTTTGGCGGTTCGTCCAGGCAATTAAAGATCCCGAACATAAAGGTACAAATGCTAAGGGAATTTTTCAGCGACTTGGTTATGCAATTAATGGTTTTATCTACGCTGGATTAGCTTTTACTGCAATTCAATTAGTTGCTGGAACTGGCGGTGGGAGTGGTGGTAATGCAACTCAAGATTGGACGGCAAGGCTACTTTCTCAACCTTTCGGACAATGGTTGGTTGGAACTGTAGGTGCATTTATTATTGGCATGGGTTTCTATCAGTTTTACCGCGCTTTTAAGGCTAAATTTCGTCAAGAAATGGATCTGCATCAATTAAGTGAAACTGAGAAAAAATGGGTATTAGGTATTAGTGGATTTGGCACGGCAGCACGGGGAGTCGTATTTTGCGCGATCGGCTTTTTTCTGATCCAAGCGGCAAGAAATAATAACCCTAACGAAGCAAGAGGACTGGGTGAGGCGCTACAGGTGCTATCCCAACAACCTTTTGGTAAGTGGATTTTAGGAATTGTAGCTTTGGGATTAATTGCTTACAGTATTTATATGGTGTTGCAAGCACGATATCGCCGATTGAAAGTAGATTAA
- a CDS encoding glycoside hydrolase family 10 protein: MSEIRGIWITNTDSTVLDSQANIAEAMNFLAATGFNVVFPVVWSKGATVYPSQVMRSQFGLAIDPRYTGRDPLAELVTEARRVELKVIPWFEYGFASSYNQNGGQLLAKKPEWAARDCNGNLLKKNGFEWMNALDSQVQDFLLSLILEVVNNYDIDGIQGDDRIPAMPCEGGYDAGTVARYRQKFRRQPPSNPQDRRWLQWRADILTNFLARLNREVKAVNPNLLISMAPSIYDWGYKEYLQDSQTWLQRGLVDLLHPQAYRRDFNSYKQIIDRLVTEQTPQQRSRVAPGVLLNISSYRMSPQYLSQAIAHNRYCGINGEVFFFYEGLRSDNHALAKVLRNGAYAKSAAFPSVANLAQPQPENADSSVARGIQNLFKLWQNRF; this comes from the coding sequence GTGAGTGAAATACGAGGCATTTGGATTACCAATACCGATAGTACAGTTCTCGACTCTCAAGCTAATATTGCCGAGGCGATGAATTTCTTGGCAGCGACAGGATTTAATGTGGTGTTTCCCGTTGTGTGGAGTAAAGGAGCTACAGTTTATCCCAGTCAAGTGATGCGATCGCAGTTTGGCTTGGCGATCGATCCGCGCTACACTGGACGCGATCCGTTAGCCGAACTGGTGACTGAAGCAAGACGAGTCGAACTGAAAGTTATTCCCTGGTTTGAATATGGCTTTGCTAGTTCCTACAATCAAAACGGAGGACAGTTATTAGCAAAAAAACCAGAATGGGCAGCCCGCGATTGTAACGGTAATCTACTGAAAAAGAATGGCTTCGAGTGGATGAATGCCCTCGACTCCCAAGTACAAGATTTTTTGCTGAGTTTAATTTTAGAAGTTGTCAATAATTACGATATAGATGGCATTCAAGGCGACGATCGCATTCCTGCTATGCCGTGTGAAGGCGGCTACGACGCGGGAACTGTAGCCCGCTATCGCCAAAAATTTCGCCGTCAACCGCCCTCAAACCCCCAGGATCGGCGTTGGCTGCAATGGCGGGCAGATATTTTAACTAACTTTCTCGCCCGTCTGAATCGAGAAGTCAAAGCCGTTAATCCCAATTTACTCATATCAATGGCTCCTAGTATCTACGATTGGGGTTATAAAGAATATCTGCAAGATTCTCAAACTTGGCTGCAACGAGGATTAGTCGATCTACTCCATCCCCAAGCTTATCGGCGCGATTTCAACAGCTACAAACAGATTATCGATCGCCTTGTCACAGAACAAACCCCACAACAGAGATCGCGAGTCGCTCCAGGTGTTTTACTCAATATTAGTTCGTACCGCATGTCTCCTCAATATTTATCGCAGGCGATCGCCCATAATCGCTATTGCGGTATCAATGGAGAAGTCTTTTTCTTTTACGAAGGCTTGCGATCGGATAATCATGCTTTAGCTAAAGTTTTACGTAACGGTGCTTATGCGAAATCTGCTGCCTTTCCCTCTGTTGCCAACCTTGCCCAGCCCCAGCCTGAGAACGCTGATTCTTCGGTAGCTAGAGGAATTCAGAATTTATTCAAATTGTGGCAAAATCGCTTTTAA
- a CDS encoding methyltransferase domain-containing protein, giving the protein MSDVSARHYALVDRLKQQGFIRTPRIEAAFRSVPRHLFLPGVSIETAYTDEAIITKYLNGKPISSASQPSIVAIMLEQLSVQEGDRVLEIGAGTGYNAALMDYLVGDRGQVVTLDIDPDVVENACQHLLTAGCDRVQVICADGGFGYPAAAPYDRIILTVGAGDILPAWQQQLKPNGRLVLPLTILKNVELTVAFDRVNSYWESDSAANCGFMKLRGAFAESQEKETNSKALDFKEVLIQVNNIYPLLEPLPLNLLLSLYNLINFGHASLKDLKIKAYSQEIEYMPKAKETVIDKNWTKLVLSWQ; this is encoded by the coding sequence ATGAGTGATGTATCTGCACGACACTACGCACTAGTCGATCGCCTCAAACAACAAGGCTTCATTCGTACTCCTCGCATAGAAGCTGCTTTTCGTAGCGTACCGCGTCACTTATTTCTTCCCGGCGTTTCAATAGAAACAGCCTACACAGATGAAGCGATTATTACCAAATACTTGAACGGCAAACCAATTAGTTCTGCTTCCCAGCCATCAATTGTGGCAATCATGTTAGAACAACTGAGCGTGCAAGAGGGCGATCGTGTATTAGAAATTGGTGCGGGAACAGGTTATAATGCTGCTCTAATGGATTACTTAGTTGGAGATCGAGGTCAAGTTGTTACCCTTGATATCGATCCTGACGTTGTAGAAAATGCCTGTCAGCATTTATTGACTGCTGGTTGCGATCGCGTGCAAGTTATTTGTGCTGATGGCGGTTTTGGTTATCCTGCTGCTGCACCATACGATCGGATTATTCTCACAGTTGGCGCTGGGGATATTTTACCTGCTTGGCAACAGCAATTAAAGCCTAATGGACGGTTGGTATTGCCTCTAACCATTCTAAAAAATGTAGAACTAACTGTTGCTTTCGATAGAGTAAATAGTTATTGGGAAAGTGATTCTGCTGCAAATTGTGGTTTTATGAAACTACGGGGTGCTTTTGCTGAGTCACAAGAAAAGGAGACAAATAGTAAGGCTTTAGATTTTAAAGAAGTACTAATTCAAGTTAATAATATTTATCCTTTGCTCGAACCTTTACCTCTCAATTTGTTATTAAGTTTATACAATTTAATAAATTTTGGTCATGCTTCCCTGAAGGATTTGAAGATTAAAGCTTATTCTCAAGAAATTGAGTACATGCCAAAAGCAAAGGAAACTGTTATTGATAAAAATTGGACAAAGCTTGTATTGTCATGGCAGTAA